From one Diprion similis isolate iyDipSimi1 chromosome 7, iyDipSimi1.1, whole genome shotgun sequence genomic stretch:
- the LOC124408369 gene encoding retinol dehydrogenase 13-like isoform X2 has protein sequence MSQLAEFQHVLQEFSPLLDSYWPYVVGIVLGILTMISFRAYMGGPDCPSEERIDGKTVVITGASSGIGRETALELARRGGHIVLAVKDEEAGNKVAEEIRAMPNGKADVRIVDLSSLKSVRAFAEDLELDQVDILINNAGIAFHPYEKTEEGFEMHFVTNYLGHFLLTHLLLPKLKAAKQGRIINVSAQAHIASEIHLDDLNLEKNFSPLEAFGQSKLALILMARHMSNVLKDTNVTVNAVNPGRVRGTRHMRRSPISSTYIIKLSMQPWMWLLLKNPVQGAQTSVYAAVSTQLEKSTGKYFSDCDTKTPSRNAMDDKLAEILYSKSLLLVQPFVELPEIVTTNE, from the exons ATGAGTCAGTTAGCGGAATTTCAGCATGTTCTGCAAGAGTTTAGTCCTCTACTCGACTCGTACTGGCCATACGTTGTGGGCATTGTATTGGGAATTTTAACAATGATAAG TTTTAGGGCTTATATGGGAGGACCGGACTGTCCCAGCGAGGAGAGAATCGATGGGAAAACGGTTGTGATAACTGGGGCTTCGAGCGGTATCGGTAGAGAAACAGCTTTAGAACTGGCAAGGAGAGGAGGACACATAGTTTTGGCTGTCAAAGATGAAGAAGCTGGGAATAAAGTAGCCGAAGAAATACGAGCCATGCCTAATGGAAAGGCAGACGTTAGAATTGTGGACTTGTCTTCGCTGAAGAGTGTTCGTGCCTTTGCCGAAGATCTGG AACTAGACCAAGTCGATATATTGATCAATAATGCGGGAATCGCTTTTCATCCGTATGAAAAAACTGAGGAAGGTTTTGAAATGCATTTTGTCACCAACTATCTTG GACATTTTTTGCTGACGCATTTACTGCTGCCGAAACTCAAGGCAGCTAAACAAGGTAGAATTATAAATGTCTCAGCTCAAGCCCATATAGCTAGTGAGATTCACTTGGACGATTTGAATTTGGAAAAGAATTTCTCCCCATTGGAAGCCTTCGGACAGAGCAAACTTGCTTTGATACTCATGGCTAGACACATGAGTAATGTTTTGAAAG ATACGAATGTGACGGTGAATGCGGTAAATCCTGGGCGTGTTAGAGGAACGCGGCACATGAGAAGATCTCCGATCAGTTCCACGTACATAATAAAGTTATCAATGCAGCCATGGATGTGGTTACTACTTAAAAATCCTGTGCAAGGTGCACAGACGTCGGTTTATGCCGCTGTATCTACTCAGCTGGAGAAAAGCACCGGAAAGTATTTTAG CGATTGCGATACGAAGACTCCGTCACGGAATGCCATGGACGATAAACTAGCCGAGATACTGTATTCAAAGTCACTTTTGCTCGTACAACCATTCGTGGAGCTTCCTGAGATTGTCACAACGAATGAGTGA
- the LOC124408370 gene encoding retinol dehydrogenase 13-like isoform X2: MVWTPPKIVFICSFPCTVVALASLKKAHTGGTHYNGKEKLTDKVVVITGANTGIGKETALEMARRNAKVIMACRDMYKCEESRQSIVLQTNNKYVYCRKCDLSSFESIRQFVDRFKKEQSQLHILINNAGVMRCPKSTTEDGIETQLGVNHMGHFLLTNLLLDRLKASAPSRIINVSSIAHKRGEIKVKDLNSEKDYDPAKAYEQSKLANVLFTNELARKLQGTGVTVNAVHPGIVDTDIIRHMGFYNSTLSTIFLYPFAWPFIKSPKQGAQTCIYAALDPSLTHVSGKYFSNCKEVDTAPQAKDEKLAKWLWLTSEKWTRLNAT; the protein is encoded by the exons ATGGTTTGGACACCGCCGAAAATAGTTTTTATCTGCAGCTTTCCATGCACGGTCGTTGCTCTGGCAAGCTTGAAAAA GGCGCACACTGGTGGTACCCATTACAATGGCAAAGAGAAACTGACAGATAAGGTCGTCGTAATAACTGGGGCTAATACAGGAATTGGTAAAGAAACTGCGCTGGAAATGGCCAGGAGGAACGCCAAGGTTATCATGGCATGCAGGGATATGTATAAGTGCGAAGAG TCGCGTCAAAGTATAGTCTTACAAACGAACAACAAATACGTCTACTGCAGGAAGTGTGACCTGAGCTCGTTTGAGAGTATTCGTCAATTTGTTGATAGATTTAAGAAAG AACAATCGCAGCTTCATATTCTCATCAATAATGCAGGTGTAATGCGTTGTCCAAAAAGCACAACGGAAGATGGGATAGAAACTCAACTGGGGGTTAATCACATGGGACATTTTTTGCTCACAAATTTACTGCTGGACAGGCTTAAAGCCTCCGCTCCATCGCGAATTATAAATGTTTCAAGCATAGCGCATAAACGTGGCGAAATCAAAGTTAAAGATTTAAACAGTGAGAAGGATTACGACCCAGCTAAAGCTTATGAGCAAAGCAAATTGGCAAATGTTCTTTTCACTAACGAGCTGGCAAGAAAACTCCAGG GCACAGGAGTGACTGTGAATGCCGTTCATCCTGGGATTGTCGATACTGATATAATACGGCATATGGGATTTTACAATAGTACACTcagtacaatttttctttacccCTTTGCATGGCCCTTCATAAAGAGTCCAAAACAGGGGGCCCAAACTTGTATATACGCCGCACTGGATCCAAGTCTCACACACGTCAGTGGTAAATACTTTAG CAATTGCAAGGAGGTTGACACAGCTCCACAAGCCAAGGATGAGAAGCTAGCGAAATGGTTGTGGCTAACTAGTGAGAAATGGACAAGGTTGAATGCCacttaa
- the LOC124408370 gene encoding retinol dehydrogenase 13-like isoform X1 produces MVWTPPKIVFICSFPCTVVALASLKKAHTGGTHYNGKEKLTDKVVVITGANTGIGKETALEMARRNAKVIMACRDMYKCEESRQSIVLQTNNKYVYCRKCDLSSFESIRQFVDRFKKEQSQLHILINNAGVMRCPKSTTEDGIETQLGVNHMGHFLLTNLLLDRLKASAPSRIINVSSIAHKRGEIKVKDLNSEKDYDPAKAYEQSKLANVLFTNELARKLQGTGVTVNAVHPGIVDTDIIRHMGFYNSTLSTIFLYPFAWPFIKSPKQGAQTCIYAALDPSLTHVSGTFLSSNCKEVDTAPQAKDEKLAKWLWLTSEKWTRLNAT; encoded by the exons ATGGTTTGGACACCGCCGAAAATAGTTTTTATCTGCAGCTTTCCATGCACGGTCGTTGCTCTGGCAAGCTTGAAAAA GGCGCACACTGGTGGTACCCATTACAATGGCAAAGAGAAACTGACAGATAAGGTCGTCGTAATAACTGGGGCTAATACAGGAATTGGTAAAGAAACTGCGCTGGAAATGGCCAGGAGGAACGCCAAGGTTATCATGGCATGCAGGGATATGTATAAGTGCGAAGAG TCGCGTCAAAGTATAGTCTTACAAACGAACAACAAATACGTCTACTGCAGGAAGTGTGACCTGAGCTCGTTTGAGAGTATTCGTCAATTTGTTGATAGATTTAAGAAAG AACAATCGCAGCTTCATATTCTCATCAATAATGCAGGTGTAATGCGTTGTCCAAAAAGCACAACGGAAGATGGGATAGAAACTCAACTGGGGGTTAATCACATGGGACATTTTTTGCTCACAAATTTACTGCTGGACAGGCTTAAAGCCTCCGCTCCATCGCGAATTATAAATGTTTCAAGCATAGCGCATAAACGTGGCGAAATCAAAGTTAAAGATTTAAACAGTGAGAAGGATTACGACCCAGCTAAAGCTTATGAGCAAAGCAAATTGGCAAATGTTCTTTTCACTAACGAGCTGGCAAGAAAACTCCAGG GCACAGGAGTGACTGTGAATGCCGTTCATCCTGGGATTGTCGATACTGATATAATACGGCATATGGGATTTTACAATAGTACACTcagtacaatttttctttacccCTTTGCATGGCCCTTCATAAAGAGTCCAAAACAGGGGGCCCAAACTTGTATATACGCCGCACTGGATCCAAGTCTCACACACGTCAGTG GTACTTTTCTTTCCAGCAATTGCAAGGAGGTTGACACAGCTCCACAAGCCAAGGATGAGAAGCTAGCGAAATGGTTGTGGCTAACTAGTGAGAAATGGACAAGGTTGAATGCCacttaa
- the LOC124408369 gene encoding retinol dehydrogenase 13-like isoform X3, whose product MSQLAEFQHVLQEFSPLLDSYWPYVVGIVLGILTMIRAYMGGPDCPSEERIDGKTVVITGASSGIGRETALELARRGGHIVLAVKDEEAGNKVAEEIRAMPNGKADVRIVDLSSLKSVRAFAEDLELDQVDILINNAGIAFHPYEKTEEGFEMHFVTNYLGHFLLTHLLLPKLKAAKQGRIINVSAQAHIASEIHLDDLNLEKNFSPLEAFGQSKLALILMARHMSNVLKDTNVTVNAVNPGRVRGTRHMRRSPISSTYIIKLSMQPWMWLLLKNPVQGAQTSVYAAVSTQLEKSTGKYFSDCDTKTPSRNAMDDKLAEILYSKSLLLVQPFVELPEIVTTNE is encoded by the exons ATGAGTCAGTTAGCGGAATTTCAGCATGTTCTGCAAGAGTTTAGTCCTCTACTCGACTCGTACTGGCCATACGTTGTGGGCATTGTATTGGGAATTTTAACAATGATAAG GGCTTATATGGGAGGACCGGACTGTCCCAGCGAGGAGAGAATCGATGGGAAAACGGTTGTGATAACTGGGGCTTCGAGCGGTATCGGTAGAGAAACAGCTTTAGAACTGGCAAGGAGAGGAGGACACATAGTTTTGGCTGTCAAAGATGAAGAAGCTGGGAATAAAGTAGCCGAAGAAATACGAGCCATGCCTAATGGAAAGGCAGACGTTAGAATTGTGGACTTGTCTTCGCTGAAGAGTGTTCGTGCCTTTGCCGAAGATCTGG AACTAGACCAAGTCGATATATTGATCAATAATGCGGGAATCGCTTTTCATCCGTATGAAAAAACTGAGGAAGGTTTTGAAATGCATTTTGTCACCAACTATCTTG GACATTTTTTGCTGACGCATTTACTGCTGCCGAAACTCAAGGCAGCTAAACAAGGTAGAATTATAAATGTCTCAGCTCAAGCCCATATAGCTAGTGAGATTCACTTGGACGATTTGAATTTGGAAAAGAATTTCTCCCCATTGGAAGCCTTCGGACAGAGCAAACTTGCTTTGATACTCATGGCTAGACACATGAGTAATGTTTTGAAAG ATACGAATGTGACGGTGAATGCGGTAAATCCTGGGCGTGTTAGAGGAACGCGGCACATGAGAAGATCTCCGATCAGTTCCACGTACATAATAAAGTTATCAATGCAGCCATGGATGTGGTTACTACTTAAAAATCCTGTGCAAGGTGCACAGACGTCGGTTTATGCCGCTGTATCTACTCAGCTGGAGAAAAGCACCGGAAAGTATTTTAG CGATTGCGATACGAAGACTCCGTCACGGAATGCCATGGACGATAAACTAGCCGAGATACTGTATTCAAAGTCACTTTTGCTCGTACAACCATTCGTGGAGCTTCCTGAGATTGTCACAACGAATGAGTGA
- the LOC124408370 gene encoding retinol dehydrogenase 13-like isoform X3 — translation MVWTPPKIVFICSFPCTVVALASLKKAHTGGTHYNGKEKLTDKVVVITGANTGIGKETALEMARRNAKVIMACRDMYKCEESRQSIVLQTNNKYVYCRKCDLSSFESIRQFVDRFKKEQSQLHILINNAGVMRCPKSTTEDGIETQLGVNHMGHFLLTNLLLDRLKASAPSRIINVSSIAHKRGEIKVKDLNSEKDYDPAKAYEQSKLANVLFTNELARKLQGTGVTVNAVHPGIVDTDIIRHMGFYNSTLSTIFLYPFAWPFIKSPKQGAQTCIYAALDPSLTHVSAIARRLTQLHKPRMRS, via the exons ATGGTTTGGACACCGCCGAAAATAGTTTTTATCTGCAGCTTTCCATGCACGGTCGTTGCTCTGGCAAGCTTGAAAAA GGCGCACACTGGTGGTACCCATTACAATGGCAAAGAGAAACTGACAGATAAGGTCGTCGTAATAACTGGGGCTAATACAGGAATTGGTAAAGAAACTGCGCTGGAAATGGCCAGGAGGAACGCCAAGGTTATCATGGCATGCAGGGATATGTATAAGTGCGAAGAG TCGCGTCAAAGTATAGTCTTACAAACGAACAACAAATACGTCTACTGCAGGAAGTGTGACCTGAGCTCGTTTGAGAGTATTCGTCAATTTGTTGATAGATTTAAGAAAG AACAATCGCAGCTTCATATTCTCATCAATAATGCAGGTGTAATGCGTTGTCCAAAAAGCACAACGGAAGATGGGATAGAAACTCAACTGGGGGTTAATCACATGGGACATTTTTTGCTCACAAATTTACTGCTGGACAGGCTTAAAGCCTCCGCTCCATCGCGAATTATAAATGTTTCAAGCATAGCGCATAAACGTGGCGAAATCAAAGTTAAAGATTTAAACAGTGAGAAGGATTACGACCCAGCTAAAGCTTATGAGCAAAGCAAATTGGCAAATGTTCTTTTCACTAACGAGCTGGCAAGAAAACTCCAGG GCACAGGAGTGACTGTGAATGCCGTTCATCCTGGGATTGTCGATACTGATATAATACGGCATATGGGATTTTACAATAGTACACTcagtacaatttttctttacccCTTTGCATGGCCCTTCATAAAGAGTCCAAAACAGGGGGCCCAAACTTGTATATACGCCGCACTGGATCCAAGTCTCACACACGTCAGTG CAATTGCAAGGAGGTTGACACAGCTCCACAAGCCAAGGATGAGAAGCTAG
- the LOC124408369 gene encoding retinol dehydrogenase 13-like isoform X1 — protein MSQLAEFQHVLQEFSPLLDSYWPYVVGIVLGILTMISGSSFRAYMGGPDCPSEERIDGKTVVITGASSGIGRETALELARRGGHIVLAVKDEEAGNKVAEEIRAMPNGKADVRIVDLSSLKSVRAFAEDLELDQVDILINNAGIAFHPYEKTEEGFEMHFVTNYLGHFLLTHLLLPKLKAAKQGRIINVSAQAHIASEIHLDDLNLEKNFSPLEAFGQSKLALILMARHMSNVLKDTNVTVNAVNPGRVRGTRHMRRSPISSTYIIKLSMQPWMWLLLKNPVQGAQTSVYAAVSTQLEKSTGKYFSDCDTKTPSRNAMDDKLAEILYSKSLLLVQPFVELPEIVTTNE, from the exons ATGAGTCAGTTAGCGGAATTTCAGCATGTTCTGCAAGAGTTTAGTCCTCTACTCGACTCGTACTGGCCATACGTTGTGGGCATTGTATTGGGAATTTTAACAATGATAAG CGGGTCGAGTTTTAGGGCTTATATGGGAGGACCGGACTGTCCCAGCGAGGAGAGAATCGATGGGAAAACGGTTGTGATAACTGGGGCTTCGAGCGGTATCGGTAGAGAAACAGCTTTAGAACTGGCAAGGAGAGGAGGACACATAGTTTTGGCTGTCAAAGATGAAGAAGCTGGGAATAAAGTAGCCGAAGAAATACGAGCCATGCCTAATGGAAAGGCAGACGTTAGAATTGTGGACTTGTCTTCGCTGAAGAGTGTTCGTGCCTTTGCCGAAGATCTGG AACTAGACCAAGTCGATATATTGATCAATAATGCGGGAATCGCTTTTCATCCGTATGAAAAAACTGAGGAAGGTTTTGAAATGCATTTTGTCACCAACTATCTTG GACATTTTTTGCTGACGCATTTACTGCTGCCGAAACTCAAGGCAGCTAAACAAGGTAGAATTATAAATGTCTCAGCTCAAGCCCATATAGCTAGTGAGATTCACTTGGACGATTTGAATTTGGAAAAGAATTTCTCCCCATTGGAAGCCTTCGGACAGAGCAAACTTGCTTTGATACTCATGGCTAGACACATGAGTAATGTTTTGAAAG ATACGAATGTGACGGTGAATGCGGTAAATCCTGGGCGTGTTAGAGGAACGCGGCACATGAGAAGATCTCCGATCAGTTCCACGTACATAATAAAGTTATCAATGCAGCCATGGATGTGGTTACTACTTAAAAATCCTGTGCAAGGTGCACAGACGTCGGTTTATGCCGCTGTATCTACTCAGCTGGAGAAAAGCACCGGAAAGTATTTTAG CGATTGCGATACGAAGACTCCGTCACGGAATGCCATGGACGATAAACTAGCCGAGATACTGTATTCAAAGTCACTTTTGCTCGTACAACCATTCGTGGAGCTTCCTGAGATTGTCACAACGAATGAGTGA